In Chelmon rostratus isolate fCheRos1 chromosome 9, fCheRos1.pri, whole genome shotgun sequence, the following proteins share a genomic window:
- the adad1 gene encoding LOW QUALITY PROTEIN: adenosine deaminase domain-containing protein 1 (The sequence of the model RefSeq protein was modified relative to this genomic sequence to represent the inferred CDS: substituted 1 base at 1 genomic stop codon): MFHAHGSHGGSRRTSFPHVLKNLPATPRLTESYRSRSVSSGPGRDVFDQQVKGTFNNXGPAVKPKVSPVMLIDRYKKGEVNAVALLHQLAQTLLFHLEIKETVTTGIESGLYFAFCVVIDGVEYKTGIGKTKKEARLNAALLALEDLLPTLQSLDSVLPVASGVPPPLPVKEQPSISNVSPCRAIHERKNFINLQILHAVRDHLIELMNSHQEFSACAGTTAAFVIQTSGGCEVVAFGTGNLNTNENASSSGRIVHDSHAVVTARRSLMRFLYRHLLMFFSKTGSLTEKSIFQQSSSSSSSLLCLKSNITLHLYVNQLPKGAAQLPSKLRLNPLSISAWQVNNEISLHLSVEGKVFSVFSSAFNHSASKLVSMSSTDKLTQWQVLGYQGALLSHFIEPIYVQSILIGDSGCSDVRGMEISVSQRVEGITSQLPMFYCMFRPHISLVPSVTTNSTSNGQLTYSINWSEGDSSMEVVDGLEGKTVEKSPFKSGSALASRLCKAAMLHRFKLVAKEAQRQDLLATSSYREAKRMAKPYQEAKNVLKVYLLQQGFGSWLDKLSVSDNFSM; this comes from the exons ATGTTCCATGCTCATGGATCACATGGAGGTTCCAGAAGAACCTCTTTTCCACACGTCCTCAAGAATTTGCCTGCAACACCAAGACTGACTGAGTCATACAGGTCTCGGTCTGTCTCCAGTGGTCCTGGCAGAGATGTCTTTGACCAACAAGTGAAAGGTACATTCAA CAACTAAGGTCCTGCGGTCAAGCCAAAAGTTTCACCTGTAATGCTGATTGACAGATACAAGAAAGGTGAGGTGAATGCCGTTGCTTTGCTCCATCAGCTTGCCCAGACTTTGCTGTTCCACCTGGAAATAAAGGAGACGGTGACTACAG GCATTGAATCAGGGCTGTATTTTGCCTTTTGTGTCGTGATTGATGGGGTCGAGTACAAGACTGGCATTGGGAAAACCAAGAAGGAGGCTCGGCTCAATGCTGCGTTGCTTGCTTTGGAGGACCTGCTGCCCACCTTGCAAAGTCTGGACTCTGTCCTCCCTGTAGCATCAG GTGTCCCTCCACCCTTGCCAGTAAAAGAGCAGCCATCCATCTCTAACGTCTCTCCATGTAGAGCCATTCACG AAAGGAAGAATTTCATCAACCTCCAGATTCTACATGCTGTCAGGGATCATCTCATTGAACTGATGAACAGCCATCAAGAGTTTTCTGCCTGTGCAGGCACCACCGCAGCATTCGTCATTCAGACTT CTGGTGGATGTGAGGTGGTCGCTTTCGGCACTGGGAACTTAAATACCAACGAGAATGCCTCGTCCAGTGGCCGGATTGTGCATGATTCACATGCAGTCGTAACTGCAAGGAGGTCACTTATGAG GTTTCTGTACCGGCACCTGTTGATGTTCTTCAGCAAAACGGGCAGCCTGACGGAGAAGTCCATCttccagcagagcagcagcagcagcagcagcctcctctgcCTGAAGAGCAATATCACCCTCCACCTCTACGTGAACCAACTGCCAAAGGGTGCTGCTCAGCTCCCTTCCAAGCT GCGCCTCAACCCACTCTCCATTTCGGCATGGCAAGTCAACAATGAGATCAGCCTACACCTGTCAGTGGAGGGCAAG GTGTTCTCAGTTTTCTCGTCAGCCTTTAACCACTCTGCCTCCAAGTTGGTCAGCATGTCCTCCACAGACAAGCTCACTCAGTGGCAGGTGCTAGGATACCAGGGAGCCTTGCTCAGCCACTTTATTGAGCCCATCTATGTCCAGAGCATCCTCATAG GTGACTCTGGCTGCAGTGATGTCCGTGGCATGGAGATCTCTGTGAGCCAGCGAGTGGAGGGGATCACCTCTCAGCTGCCCATGTTCTACTGCATGTTTAGGCCTCACATCAGTCTGGTGCCTTCTGTGACTACCAACAGCACCAGCAATGGCCAGTTGACCTACAGTATTAACTGGAGTGAAGGGGACAGCTCCATGGAGGTTGTGGATGGCCTGGAGGGCAAGACTGTAGAGAA ATCTCCCTTTAAGAGTGGCTCTGCTCTGGCAAGCCGTCTGTGCAAAGCCGCAATGCTGCACCGCTTCAAGTTGGTAGCCAAAGAGGCCCAGAGACAGGACCTGCTGGCTACAAGCTCCTACAGAGAAGCCAAG AGGATGGCGAAGCCGTACCAGGAGGCCAAGAATGTGCTGAAGGTGTACCTGTTGCAGCAGGGCTTTGGGTCCTGGCTGGACAAGCTTTCCGTTAGTGATAACTTCAGCATGTGA